From a single Planctellipticum variicoloris genomic region:
- a CDS encoding sigma-54 interaction domain-containing protein: MDAPLLEGMIGGSPAMNDVYKLTRQVASSSATVLLLGETGTGKELVARAIHELSPRSTGPFIRVNCGALSESLLESELFGHVKGAFTSAHENRTGRFEAAHGGTIFLDEINSMSYTLQVKLLRVLQEQEFERVGDTKTIRVDCRIIAATNRDLLDEIDAGRFREDLYYRLNVVPVYLPPLRERAEDIGPLVKFFARKYAHANSRSVPRLPDDVIDMLQKYAWPGNVRELQNYVERAIVLCTGEILHLDLFPPHVRGLAPIRLSRSRSSSLQTLCSELVTLGLMNAGDDASDLHEKVVSLVEKELILQVLRTCQGVQTKAASRLGINRNTLHKKIDDYHLQSEAR, from the coding sequence ATGGATGCTCCCCTGCTTGAGGGGATGATCGGCGGCAGCCCCGCCATGAACGACGTGTACAAACTGACCCGTCAAGTGGCGAGTTCTTCGGCGACGGTGCTGCTGCTGGGGGAGACCGGCACCGGCAAGGAGCTTGTTGCGCGGGCCATTCACGAGCTCAGTCCGAGATCGACCGGACCGTTTATTCGCGTGAACTGCGGCGCCCTCAGCGAGAGTCTGCTGGAGAGCGAACTGTTCGGCCACGTGAAGGGGGCGTTCACCAGCGCCCACGAGAATCGGACCGGCCGGTTTGAAGCGGCTCATGGGGGTACGATTTTCCTGGATGAAATCAATTCCATGAGTTACACGCTGCAGGTGAAACTGCTGCGTGTGCTTCAGGAGCAGGAGTTTGAGCGTGTTGGCGATACGAAGACCATTCGTGTCGATTGTCGAATCATCGCGGCCACGAATCGCGATCTGCTGGATGAAATTGACGCCGGCCGGTTTCGGGAAGACTTGTATTACCGGCTGAATGTGGTGCCGGTGTACCTGCCGCCGCTGCGAGAACGAGCCGAAGATATCGGTCCGCTGGTGAAGTTCTTCGCCCGGAAATATGCGCATGCCAACAGCCGGTCCGTGCCGCGACTCCCGGATGATGTGATCGACATGCTGCAGAAGTATGCCTGGCCCGGCAACGTGCGGGAACTGCAGAATTACGTCGAACGCGCGATCGTTCTGTGCACCGGCGAGATTCTGCATCTGGATCTCTTTCCGCCTCACGTCCGGGGGCTTGCGCCGATCCGGCTGAGCCGCAGTCGCTCCAGCAGCCTGCAGACCCTTTGCAGCGAACTGGTCACGCTCGGGCTGATGAACGCCGGCGACGATGCCTCCGATCTGCACGAAAAAGTAGTCTCGCTGGTCGAGAAGGAATTGATCCTTCAAGTGTTGCGGACGTGTCAGGGTGTTCAGACGAAGGCGGCGTCCCGCCTGGGAATCAATCGCAATACGCTCCAT
- a CDS encoding HEAT repeat domain-containing protein, whose protein sequence is MPRFVRTIPILLAFGVFAFVRTEPASAQAPDPVADPAAPAPNAPADSPLLKEPQTPEELFAATLLMTDLARMDLARKYLDLFAAGKPDGEVLLQLRDKHGTAEFVRLSRIPELRPTSSKLLTELEVAARTRAADPAFVDGLITKLAGDPVDRELAIRDLTNLGQPAVPALVARLAAPKSDEDRDHITYALIRMGRQVVPPVLGTLEAPDEAVRTAAISVLGWLRAGEAVPYLWYPAFGSEQPEGVKIAAAEALARIRYGKPQAVDRISSIEAAGELRKLAAGYFDQTQEAPLDDDGQAAVWTWDAGAGTVAKRLWPPRLAKLWYATRFSRESLALSPTMPEVQEQFLAALLGLEVESVGIDQPLPESPGSPMYLAMTAGEAMLVGVLKESLAARQTGAALAAVRGLSAVGTRDVLNPKGGLRSPVLSALNYPDDRVQFETAVTILRQEPTLPFTGADRVVDILRRALLDGSEPKAIVIDADQTRSSQVKGFLASSGYDTQVVRSGREGFLLAAEMGAVNFVVVQVNVARWGLSQTIANFRADARTAAIPLVIYGAEEDRSKLRRLVSESAPAVFAAESPSEADFLREVKPFLKSIAVAPLSSAERQTRRTVAAYWLAEIASSGSRVFHLTPAEPALSSVAEDAQLSTNALIGLGGIGTAESQRRLSEVALNGQLPEAMRVNAALQLGQHVQRYGLLLSKSEVEGLQAGWKLVETPRLKAALAAVIGSLQPGSRVLSERLQEFPWRTTVGQ, encoded by the coding sequence ATGCCCCGATTTGTTCGCACGATTCCGATCCTCCTCGCTTTTGGGGTGTTCGCGTTCGTGCGCACCGAGCCAGCGTCTGCTCAGGCGCCCGATCCCGTCGCGGATCCCGCGGCCCCGGCGCCGAACGCCCCGGCGGACTCGCCGCTCCTGAAGGAGCCGCAGACTCCGGAGGAATTGTTCGCCGCCACGTTGCTGATGACTGATCTGGCCCGGATGGATCTGGCCCGAAAGTACCTTGATCTCTTCGCGGCTGGAAAACCGGACGGCGAAGTGCTGCTGCAACTGCGAGATAAGCACGGAACCGCTGAATTCGTGCGGCTATCGCGGATTCCGGAGTTGCGGCCGACATCCTCGAAACTGCTGACGGAGCTCGAGGTTGCGGCCCGTACCCGGGCCGCCGATCCGGCCTTTGTCGACGGCCTGATTACGAAGCTGGCCGGCGATCCGGTTGATCGGGAGCTGGCGATCCGGGATCTGACGAACCTGGGACAGCCAGCGGTTCCGGCACTCGTGGCCCGCTTGGCGGCTCCAAAGTCTGACGAAGACCGGGACCACATTACCTACGCATTGATTCGGATGGGTCGGCAGGTCGTTCCCCCTGTGCTGGGGACGCTGGAGGCCCCCGACGAGGCCGTTCGAACGGCGGCGATCAGCGTGCTCGGATGGCTGCGTGCCGGAGAAGCGGTCCCCTACCTGTGGTATCCGGCGTTCGGTTCGGAACAGCCGGAAGGGGTCAAGATTGCAGCGGCCGAGGCGCTGGCGCGAATCCGATATGGAAAGCCGCAAGCCGTCGACCGGATCTCTTCGATCGAAGCCGCGGGAGAGCTGCGGAAGCTTGCCGCCGGGTATTTCGACCAAACGCAGGAAGCACCCCTCGACGACGACGGCCAGGCCGCGGTCTGGACGTGGGACGCGGGTGCGGGAACCGTGGCGAAGCGTCTCTGGCCTCCCCGGCTGGCAAAATTGTGGTACGCGACGCGATTTTCGCGCGAATCGCTGGCGCTGTCGCCGACGATGCCGGAAGTCCAGGAGCAGTTTCTGGCGGCGCTCCTGGGGCTGGAAGTGGAGTCGGTCGGCATCGACCAGCCATTGCCTGAATCGCCCGGTTCGCCGATGTATCTGGCCATGACGGCCGGTGAGGCGATGCTGGTTGGCGTTCTGAAAGAATCCTTGGCGGCCCGCCAGACTGGGGCGGCCCTCGCGGCCGTTCGCGGATTGAGCGCTGTGGGGACGCGCGATGTCCTGAATCCCAAGGGCGGTCTGCGATCTCCAGTTCTGTCGGCGCTCAACTATCCCGACGATCGCGTTCAGTTCGAAACTGCCGTGACGATCCTCCGACAGGAGCCGACGCTTCCGTTCACCGGGGCTGACCGGGTGGTGGATATTCTGCGTCGAGCACTTCTGGACGGCAGCGAGCCGAAGGCCATTGTCATTGATGCCGACCAGACTCGATCCAGTCAGGTAAAGGGTTTCCTTGCGTCCTCGGGCTACGACACTCAGGTCGTGCGGAGCGGCCGGGAGGGGTTTCTTCTCGCCGCCGAGATGGGGGCCGTCAACTTTGTCGTCGTTCAAGTCAATGTTGCACGCTGGGGCCTTTCGCAGACGATCGCGAATTTTCGAGCCGATGCACGAACCGCTGCGATTCCGCTGGTCATCTATGGCGCGGAAGAGGATCGCTCGAAACTGCGCCGGCTGGTTTCCGAGAGCGCCCCCGCCGTGTTCGCCGCGGAATCGCCCTCTGAGGCGGACTTCCTGCGCGAGGTGAAGCCGTTCCTGAAGTCGATTGCCGTCGCTCCCCTGTCATCCGCCGAACGGCAGACTCGCCGGACTGTGGCGGCGTACTGGCTGGCGGAAATCGCAAGTTCGGGATCGCGGGTGTTTCACCTGACACCTGCCGAGCCAGCGCTTTCGAGCGTCGCAGAGGACGCACAGCTCTCGACCAATGCGTTGATTGGTCTGGGGGGCATCGGAACCGCGGAGTCGCAGCGAAGGTTGTCGGAAGTTGCCTTGAACGGACAGCTCCCCGAGGCGATGCGGGTGAATGCAGCGCTGCAACTCGGCCAGCATGTTCAGCGCTACGGGCTGCTGCTGAGCAAGTCCGAAGTCGAGGGTCTGCAGGCAGGCTGGAAGCTGGTGGAAACGCCCCGGCTGAAGGCCGCTCTGGCCGCCGTGATCGGTTCTTTGCAGCCGGGTTCCCGCGTGCTGAGTGAACGACTGCAGGAATTTCCGTGGCGGACGACCGTCGGGCAATAG
- a CDS encoding nitroreductase family protein yields the protein MQKPAESPYPLHDLIRQRWSPVCFEPRSIPEETLLTLFEAARWAPSSYNEQPWSFVVATRDQPDEFAALLACLAEPNQVWAQNAGALLLSVAALNFQRNSRPNRHSFHDVGLATANLLLQAEALRLHGHPMAGFDVERSRTLFGIPASHEPVAAIAIGFAAVDFENCAPDLKKRDSGARVRKPLNELVFTGRWGAVRSGR from the coding sequence ATGCAGAAACCGGCCGAGTCGCCGTATCCGTTGCACGACCTGATCCGCCAGCGGTGGAGCCCGGTCTGTTTCGAGCCCCGGTCGATTCCGGAGGAAACGCTGCTGACGCTGTTCGAGGCCGCCCGCTGGGCCCCGTCGTCCTACAACGAGCAGCCGTGGTCGTTCGTGGTGGCGACACGGGACCAGCCGGACGAATTCGCCGCCCTGCTCGCCTGCCTGGCGGAACCCAATCAAGTCTGGGCCCAGAACGCCGGGGCGCTGCTGCTGTCGGTGGCGGCATTGAACTTTCAGCGGAATAGTCGCCCCAATCGGCACAGTTTCCACGATGTCGGCCTCGCGACCGCGAATCTTCTGCTGCAGGCGGAGGCCCTGCGGCTGCACGGGCATCCGATGGCGGGCTTCGACGTCGAGCGGTCGCGAACTCTGTTTGGCATCCCGGCGTCCCATGAACCGGTGGCTGCCATTGCCATCGGGTTTGCGGCTGTCGATTTTGAGAACTGTGCGCCCGATCTCAAGAAGCGAGACAGTGGAGCACGCGTGCGTAAGCCCTTGAATGAACTGGTCTTCACGGGCCGCTGGGGCGCAGTGCGGAGTGGCCGCTGA
- a CDS encoding AAA family ATPase — MALSHVVSTLFRTHRCHPLLVGLPGIGRTHAVQDLARQASSGEIPFLSEHKFRRIDCRYVSPEDSRACLESIFASAVNEPKLVLCLDGIASLLRRSGGGSNRSHLCGLLDRPGLRVIGVMTPWEYADLVAGDAEMLRYFARVDLHEPDEPTAEAIAAEHAAEFAQSHNVAIAPELVRRTVQLTSHFLLNEYHPAKDINVLREACERLAFERLMHHSDRQTLELADIAAVLHERTGIPAETLLGCGDETDFAAALSAAVVGQPNAVETAARELRLIKAGLSAPGKPASVMLFAGLTGVGKTELAKRIAEVYSTSRRLQVYSMGNFTEPHSVSGLIGVPPGYVGHAGTAGSCRLRVGLGVDGRCGGGGNAHADRAIFSVVRLSFRGDRHLREPE, encoded by the coding sequence ATGGCGCTTTCACACGTCGTCTCAACACTCTTCCGCACCCACCGCTGCCACCCGCTCCTCGTCGGCCTCCCCGGCATCGGTCGCACCCATGCGGTCCAGGACTTGGCCCGGCAGGCATCCTCCGGCGAAATCCCCTTCCTCTCTGAGCACAAGTTCCGCAGAATCGACTGCCGGTACGTCAGCCCAGAGGACAGCCGGGCCTGCCTGGAATCGATCTTCGCCTCGGCGGTCAACGAACCGAAGCTGGTCCTCTGCCTGGACGGCATCGCGTCGTTGTTGCGGCGATCCGGAGGCGGTTCGAATCGGTCGCACCTGTGCGGCCTGCTGGACCGGCCGGGCCTGCGGGTCATCGGCGTGATGACGCCGTGGGAGTACGCCGACCTGGTCGCCGGTGATGCCGAGATGCTGCGATACTTCGCGCGGGTCGATCTCCACGAGCCGGACGAACCGACTGCCGAAGCCATCGCGGCCGAGCATGCCGCCGAGTTCGCGCAGTCACACAATGTCGCGATCGCGCCGGAGCTGGTTCGCCGGACGGTGCAATTGACGTCGCACTTTCTGCTCAACGAGTACCATCCCGCCAAGGACATCAATGTCCTCCGCGAAGCCTGCGAACGGCTGGCCTTCGAGCGGCTGATGCACCACAGTGACCGGCAGACGCTGGAACTGGCCGACATCGCCGCCGTCCTGCACGAGCGGACCGGTATTCCGGCCGAGACGCTGCTGGGATGCGGCGACGAAACCGACTTCGCCGCCGCCCTCTCCGCGGCGGTGGTCGGCCAACCGAACGCCGTCGAAACGGCCGCCCGCGAACTGCGGCTGATCAAGGCGGGGCTCTCCGCCCCCGGCAAGCCGGCCTCGGTGATGCTCTTCGCCGGCCTGACCGGCGTGGGGAAGACCGAACTGGCCAAGCGGATCGCCGAGGTCTACTCGACCAGCCGCCGGCTGCAGGTCTATTCGATGGGGAATTTCACCGAACCCCACAGCGTCTCGGGCCTCATCGGCGTCCCGCCGGGCTACGTCGGCCACGCCGGCACTGCCGGTTCGTGCCGACTCAGAGTTGGGTTGGGGGTGGATGGTCGATGCGGCGGCGGTGGGAATGCCCACGCCGACCGGGCGATTTTCTCCGTCGTTCGACTGTCGTTCCGGGGCGATCGCCATTTGCGAGAACCGGAATAA
- a CDS encoding Imm1 family immunity protein: MTTWTVTDGSRDVLVATSWRDVEACLTNILNAGDKSPVLTLAPNDQPHFAQFGLSNSACFLEFHEDVGACDTFIAQDETSESNGIAVFDYVGELSEVDCSMCISRDTLLAALHEYVETCSRPKAVSWIEIP; the protein is encoded by the coding sequence ATGACCACATGGACGGTGACTGACGGTAGTCGTGACGTTTTAGTAGCGACCTCGTGGAGGGACGTCGAGGCGTGTCTCACGAACATACTGAATGCGGGAGACAAATCTCCGGTGTTAACGCTTGCGCCGAATGATCAGCCTCATTTTGCTCAATTTGGGTTATCGAACTCTGCCTGTTTTCTCGAATTTCATGAAGATGTGGGGGCGTGCGATACATTTATTGCACAAGATGAGACTTCAGAGTCCAATGGCATTGCGGTGTTTGACTACGTCGGCGAATTAAGTGAAGTAGACTGCTCCATGTGTATTTCGCGCGATACGCTTCTTGCTGCGTTACACGAGTATGTTGAGACGTGTTCGCGCCCAAAGGCTGTGTCTTGGATCGAGATTCCGTGA
- a CDS encoding RHS repeat-associated core domain-containing protein, which translates to MLRLPQAQSGRAAPAGNRTRLETPALELTTYTWNAENQLTQIALPAGDVVTHVWSPVNKNAEERIVEQDDGVIVTRFLWDNNNVVRETDDVGAVEAEYTYQPEPFGDLVSQRRDADSSFYRFDALGSTTGLTDATGAVTDDYRYQAFGELVETTGATENPYGWVGRVGYRYERAISLYNVRWRDYDPASGRFVSPDPLGLAAGDANLYRYARNRSIQHSDPTGLGPKPNSQEDLLLGLFAFFLQSNPSESQVADFIAEHAQTGEQTEALWNYYAAHLQEHTPPSGQEPNPPLGRPYMPPAVGALDDDPLQRYYCKLESLGWTLSRPQDPYELAWLAGIDQHIVKQIKPAPALSGTFMPCWNALIGNSLRTLILRREEILLKARLDRRGEYTAPPEFHRASREAACEDAGSVMDCVEVVLLVCDVAAAARAVSSLARNAGRIGRCAPRVGSSRPFRCIQGGSDSPLPSGMLDDDLAHLPAPSGPGTSAHTPVLGSEWYEHFVAKYGADNVQWSRLPAFTGGKPVGVLRTAQGEFDLTSCLKGPARTLPRLPGLTLVPKTHVEAHAAGIMRQLGAEEGILFINRRHCRYECRGKEMGCDVYLGDWIPEGARLRVIGPDGYVGDF; encoded by the coding sequence GTGCTCCGGCTGCCGCAGGCACAAAGCGGCCGTGCCGCACCGGCGGGGAATCGCACCCGTCTGGAAACGCCGGCGCTGGAGCTGACCACCTACACGTGGAACGCCGAAAACCAGCTCACGCAGATCGCACTCCCTGCGGGGGACGTCGTCACGCACGTCTGGTCGCCGGTCAATAAGAACGCCGAGGAACGGATCGTCGAGCAGGACGACGGCGTGATCGTCACGCGATTCCTGTGGGACAACAACAACGTCGTGCGGGAGACCGATGACGTCGGCGCGGTCGAGGCGGAGTACACCTACCAGCCGGAACCGTTCGGCGACCTGGTCAGCCAGCGGCGGGATGCGGACAGCTCGTTCTACCGCTTCGACGCCCTGGGGAGCACGACCGGCCTGACCGACGCCACCGGAGCCGTCACCGATGACTACCGCTACCAGGCGTTCGGGGAGCTGGTTGAGACGACCGGAGCAACCGAGAACCCGTATGGCTGGGTGGGGCGGGTCGGCTATCGCTACGAGCGCGCGATCTCGCTCTATAACGTGCGGTGGCGGGATTACGACCCGGCCAGTGGGCGGTTCGTGTCGCCGGATCCGTTGGGATTGGCGGCGGGGGATGCCAATCTCTATCGCTACGCCAGAAACCGATCCATCCAGCATTCAGACCCAACTGGCCTCGGCCCAAAGCCTAACTCACAAGAAGACCTCCTCCTTGGATTGTTCGCCTTTTTCCTACAGTCTAATCCCAGTGAGTCCCAAGTTGCTGATTTCATCGCTGAGCACGCACAAACTGGAGAGCAGACTGAGGCACTATGGAATTACTACGCCGCGCATCTACAGGAACACACTCCCCCCAGCGGACAAGAGCCCAATCCCCCGCTCGGACGCCCTTACATGCCACCGGCTGTCGGAGCTCTCGACGACGATCCTTTACAAAGGTACTACTGCAAACTCGAATCGCTTGGTTGGACACTCTCCCGCCCGCAAGACCCCTACGAGTTGGCTTGGCTTGCCGGAATCGACCAACACATCGTCAAACAAATAAAACCCGCACCTGCTCTGTCCGGTACCTTTATGCCTTGTTGGAACGCGTTAATTGGAAATAGTCTTCGAACTCTCATTCTTCGCCGAGAAGAGATCCTCTTAAAGGCACGACTCGACCGCCGCGGCGAGTACACGGCGCCGCCCGAGTTTCATCGAGCATCGCGGGAAGCAGCGTGCGAAGACGCCGGCTCGGTTATGGACTGTGTCGAAGTCGTATTGCTTGTATGCGATGTTGCCGCTGCTGCTCGCGCGGTATCCTCATTAGCAAGGAATGCTGGGCGAATCGGGCGGTGCGCGCCTCGTGTTGGTAGTTCGCGACCGTTCCGATGCATTCAAGGTGGTTCTGATTCACCTCTTCCCTCAGGAATGCTTGACGACGATCTCGCTCACCTCCCGGCCCCCTCCGGCCCCGGCACGTCGGCTCATACTCCGGTGCTCGGATCGGAGTGGTACGAGCATTTCGTTGCGAAGTACGGTGCAGACAATGTACAGTGGTCGCGACTGCCGGCATTTACAGGTGGAAAGCCAGTCGGAGTGTTAAGAACGGCTCAGGGAGAATTTGACTTAACGAGCTGCCTAAAAGGGCCTGCTCGCACTCTGCCACGGTTGCCTGGTCTGACATTGGTTCCAAAGACTCACGTTGAAGCACATGCCGCAGGCATTATGCGTCAACTGGGAGCAGAAGAAGGAATATTGTTTATTAATCGCCGCCACTGTCGCTATGAGTGCCGCGGGAAAGAGATGGGTTGCGATGTTTACTTGGGAGATTGGATTCCAGAGGGGGCTCGCCTGCGAGTTATCGGTCCTGACGGGTACGTAGGCGATTTTTAA